The following coding sequences are from one Triticum aestivum cultivar Chinese Spring chromosome 5A, IWGSC CS RefSeq v2.1, whole genome shotgun sequence window:
- the LOC123108512 gene encoding germin-like protein 8-5, with product MASSSSILLFAALLALVSWQATASDPSPLQDFCVADLHSPVRVNGFVCKNPMEVNADDFFKAANLDKPRVTNKVGSNVTLINVMQIAGLNTLGISIARIDYAPLGQNPPHTHPRATEILTVLEGTLYVGFVTSNQPAPNRNKFLSKMLNKGDVFVFPVGLIHFQFNPNPHQPAIAIAALSSQNPGAITIANAVFGSDPPISYDVLAKAFQVEKNTIDYLQAQFWENNHN from the exons ATGGCATCATCCTCTTCCATCCTTCTCtttgctgctcttcttgcactGGTCTCATGGCAGGCCACTGCCTCTGATCCTAGCCCACTCCAGGACTTTTGCGTCGCCGACCTGCATTCACCAG TGCGTGTCAATGGGTTTGTTTGCAAGAACCCGATGGAAGTTAACGCAGACGACTTCTTCAAGGCAGCCAACCTCGACAAGCCTAGGGTGACCAACAAGGTTGGATCCAACGTCACTTTGATCAACGTCATGCAGATTGCTGGACTCAACACCCTCGGCATCTCAATTGCGCGCATCGACTATGCTCCCTTGGGTCAGAACCCACCACATACGCACCCTCGCGCCACTGAGATCCTCACGGTGCTCGAGGGGACACTATATGTTGGCTTTGTCACATCCAACCAGCCCGCCCCCAACAGAAACAAGTTCCTTTCCAAGATGCTCAACAAAGGTGATGTGTTTGTCTTCCCCGTGGGGCTCATCCACTTCCAATTCAACCCCAACCCCCACCAGCCCGCTATTGCAATTGCCGCGCTCAGCAGCCAGAACCCAGGGGCTATCACAATTGCCAATGCAGTGTTTGGGTCGGACCCACCAATATCATATGATGTTCTTGCCAAGGCATTTCAGGTGGAAAAGAATACAATAGACTATCTCCAGGCTCAATTTTGGGAGAACAACCACAACTAA
- the LOC123108513 gene encoding germin-like protein 8-5: protein MASSPSFLLLAALLALVSWQAVASDPGPLQDFCVADMQSPVRVNGFVCKNPMEVNADDFFKAAALDKPRVTNKVGSNVTLINVMQIAGLNTLDISIARIDYAPLGQNPPHTHPRATEILTVLEGTLYVGFVTSNLPAPARNKFFSKVLNKGDVFVFPVGLIHFQFNPNPHQPAVAIAALSSQNPGAITIANAVFGSDPPISDDVLAKAFQVEKNTIDWLQAQFWENNHN, encoded by the exons ATGGCATCctccccttctttccttctcctcgCTGCTCTTCTTGCCTTGGTCTCATGGCAGGCCGTTGCATCCGATCCTGGCCCGCTCCAGGACTTTTGTGTCGCCGACATGCAATCACCAG TGCGTGTCAATGGATTTGTTTGCAAGAACCCGATGGAGGTCAATGCTGATGATTTCTTCAAGGCAGCCGCCCTCGACAAGCCTAGGGTGACCAACAAGGTTGGCTCCAACGTCACCTTGATCAATGTCATGCAGATTGCCGGACTCAACACCCTCGACATCTCAATCGCGCGCATCGACTATGCTCCCTTGGGCCAGAACCCACCACATACGCACCCCCGCGCCACTGAGATCCTCACAGTGCTCGAGGGGACACTATACGTTGGCTTTGTCACATCCAACCTGCCCGCCCCAGCCAGAAACAAGTTCTTCTCGAAGGTGCTCAACAAAGGTGATGTGTTTGTCTTCCCCGTGGGGCTCATCCACTTCCAATTCAACCCCAACCCCCATCAGCCCGCCGTTGCAATTGCCGCGCTCAGCAGCCAGAACCCAGGGGCTATCACAATTGCCAATGCAGTGTTTGGGTCAGACCCACCAATATCCGATGATGTTCTTGCCAAGGCGTTTCAGGTGGAAAAGAATACAATAGACTGGCTCCAGGCTCAGTTCTGGGAGAACAACCACAACTAA